A genomic window from Haladaptatus caseinilyticus includes:
- a CDS encoding Mut7-C RNAse domain-containing protein: MPTDSSRPTHPALFLDVMLGKLTTYLRMCGYDTAYALDSGIEDDDEILELARNEGRTLVTRDVRLSERAEDAILLESLAVTDQLRELTEWGFDLSLTVPVRCSSCNGRLIRDDDSPEHAPDGKRMWRCVDCGKQFWRGSHWASVERTLADL, encoded by the coding sequence ATGCCGACCGACTCGTCACGTCCCACACACCCGGCGCTCTTTCTCGACGTGATGCTGGGGAAGCTGACGACCTACCTCCGAATGTGTGGTTACGATACCGCGTACGCGCTCGATAGCGGTATCGAGGACGACGACGAAATCCTCGAACTCGCGAGGAACGAGGGTCGAACCCTCGTGACACGGGACGTGCGACTTTCGGAACGTGCGGAGGATGCGATCCTATTGGAATCGCTCGCCGTGACTGACCAACTGCGAGAACTCACGGAGTGGGGATTCGACCTGTCGCTGACGGTACCCGTCCGATGTTCTTCGTGCAATGGTCGATTGATTCGAGATGACGACTCGCCCGAACATGCACCGGATGGGAAACGGATGTGGCGGTGTGTGGATTGTGGAAAACAGTTTTGGAGAGGAAGCCACTGGGCGTCGGTCGAGCGAACGCTCGCCGACCTGTAA
- a CDS encoding CPBP family glutamic-type intramembrane protease, whose product MEERTFGLTWVQLSLLVGALLTVAWSWWTVPAEDLNARLVRDVTLYIAIPGLLAVTHGRHLGYRVDRHAIRNSLILAAFVIPFYVVGSSLPSIRTYYPMWSTSPALGSFLPHAIKQFIVVLAAETYYRGLLCVGVRKIGFKSVFISPIIYAFHHLGKPPIELMLSGPTDVLFGAADYDCNSLLPSVVAHGLGLIMLDWLVLHGPLIRPETVLNWLSWLPIPL is encoded by the coding sequence ATCGAGGAGCGGACGTTCGGATTGACGTGGGTACAGCTATCGCTTTTGGTCGGTGCACTGTTGACGGTCGCGTGGTCGTGGTGGACGGTTCCGGCCGAGGATCTAAACGCACGACTCGTACGAGACGTAACGCTGTACATCGCCATTCCTGGCCTGTTGGCGGTCACCCACGGACGGCATCTCGGCTATCGAGTGGACCGTCACGCGATTCGAAACAGCCTCATTTTGGCCGCATTCGTGATTCCATTCTACGTCGTCGGGTCGTCGCTTCCTTCCATTCGCACGTACTATCCGATGTGGAGTACGTCGCCCGCACTCGGGAGCTTTCTGCCGCACGCGATAAAGCAGTTCATCGTGGTGCTTGCCGCCGAAACGTACTACCGAGGATTACTCTGTGTCGGCGTTCGAAAGATCGGCTTCAAAAGCGTGTTCATCAGTCCGATTATCTATGCGTTCCACCACCTCGGAAAACCACCGATAGAACTCATGCTTTCGGGACCGACCGACGTGCTGTTTGGTGCGGCGGATTACGACTGTAACTCGCTTCTCCCATCGGTCGTCGCGCACGGACTTGGACTCATCATGCTCGACTGGTTGGTGCTCCACGGCCCACTGATTCGACCGGAGACGGTACTCAACTGGCTATCGTGGCTTCCGATTCCGCTGTAA
- the queC gene encoding 7-cyano-7-deazaguanine synthase QueC, translating into MTRNTTDTETSTSASTTKRAVILASGGMDSATAAYEARDRGFEPYFMHTSYGQRTEGKEYDCAKQQADELGAEFLHVETSHLATIGGSSLTDDGMSVEDADLESDDVPDTYVPFRNANLLSMAVSCAEANDCAAVFIGAHSEDFSGYPDCRPAFFEAFQRVVDVGTKDETDIELVAPFVEWSKTDIAERGVKLDVPYEHTWSCYREEEPACGTCDACAYRLQAFHNIDVRDPIDYEERPDY; encoded by the coding sequence ATGACACGAAATACGACAGACACGGAAACCAGTACCAGCGCATCGACCACGAAACGGGCCGTCATTCTTGCCTCCGGCGGGATGGACAGCGCAACCGCGGCCTACGAAGCCCGCGACCGAGGGTTCGAGCCATACTTCATGCACACCTCCTACGGCCAGCGAACCGAAGGCAAAGAGTACGACTGTGCAAAACAGCAGGCGGACGAACTCGGGGCCGAATTCCTTCACGTCGAAACGAGCCACCTCGCGACGATCGGCGGGTCGAGTCTGACAGATGACGGGATGAGCGTGGAGGACGCGGATTTGGAAAGCGATGACGTACCGGACACCTACGTCCCGTTTCGGAACGCGAACCTTCTCTCGATGGCAGTCTCCTGTGCGGAGGCGAACGACTGTGCTGCCGTCTTTATCGGCGCTCACAGCGAGGATTTCTCCGGCTATCCCGACTGCAGACCGGCGTTTTTCGAGGCATTTCAGCGGGTCGTAGATGTGGGAACGAAGGACGAGACGGATATCGAACTCGTCGCGCCGTTCGTCGAATGGAGTAAGACCGATATCGCCGAACGGGGAGTCAAACTCGACGTTCCCTACGAACACACGTGGAGTTGCTATCGGGAGGAAGAACCGGCCTGCGGAACCTGTGATGCCTGTGCCTATCGCTTACAGGCGTTCCACAATATCGATGTCCGTGACCCCATCGATTACGAAGAGCGCCCCGACTACTGA
- a CDS encoding DUF5788 family protein has product MKEYERKGLLERVEREGATIGASIPAEITVQGKDIDLREFVFEIKRRETIPPGEREKVERAKTNLRRERLQRKQRLEEDDISREAGERLVESIIGIDRALNALESLGPTNLEAEERANDAADKKRWMSFLQKALGNRDASKRSRL; this is encoded by the coding sequence GTGAAAGAGTACGAGCGCAAAGGATTGCTGGAGCGCGTCGAGCGCGAGGGGGCGACCATTGGCGCCTCGATCCCTGCGGAAATCACGGTCCAGGGGAAAGACATCGATCTGCGCGAGTTCGTCTTCGAAATAAAGCGCAGGGAGACGATTCCGCCGGGCGAACGCGAGAAAGTGGAACGGGCCAAAACGAACCTTCGGCGGGAGCGACTCCAGCGAAAGCAGCGACTCGAAGAGGATGACATCTCCCGCGAAGCAGGCGAACGACTGGTCGAGAGCATCATCGGTATCGACCGAGCGCTGAACGCACTGGAGAGCCTCGGCCCGACGAACCTCGAAGCCGAAGAGCGAGCGAACGACGCGGCCGACAAGAAACGGTGGATGTCGTTTCTCCAGAAAGCATTGGGTAACAGAGACGCAAGCAAACGCTCACGACTATGA
- a CDS encoding rhomboid family intramembrane serine protease has translation MAQCDECGEHENMPYQCRMCGNTFCADHRLPENHSCPGLNQWNDPKGVFDSGFDDSVNGQSRGRSFGVNTGTGGPLAYFRGNMTFVFLGLMWLTFLFQYAIVPILFGIPSGSAEWLNIFTLNTAHPFYVWTWFTSVFAHGSFGHIAINSLVLYFFGPVVERRIGSEKFTILFLITGAVSGLAQVWATILTEPGVFVPVLGASGAIAAIMGVLTVLNPNLRIYLYFIIPMPLWLATLGFAVYSAFTSVLGGIGAGGVAQLAHLTGLGLGLLYGAKLKKEGERAPKQLEFGGGGRGGMGGRRF, from the coding sequence ATGGCGCAATGCGACGAGTGTGGGGAACACGAGAACATGCCGTATCAGTGTCGGATGTGCGGCAACACGTTCTGTGCCGACCACCGCCTGCCGGAAAACCATTCGTGTCCGGGGCTAAACCAGTGGAACGACCCGAAAGGCGTCTTCGACAGCGGCTTCGACGATAGCGTGAACGGCCAAAGCCGCGGTCGAAGTTTTGGCGTGAACACCGGCACGGGCGGGCCACTCGCGTACTTCCGTGGAAACATGACGTTCGTCTTCCTCGGCTTGATGTGGTTGACGTTTCTGTTCCAGTACGCTATCGTTCCGATTCTGTTCGGAATTCCGTCCGGGTCGGCCGAATGGTTGAACATCTTCACGCTGAACACGGCCCATCCGTTCTACGTTTGGACGTGGTTCACGTCGGTTTTCGCGCACGGTAGCTTCGGTCATATCGCCATCAACAGCCTCGTGCTGTACTTCTTCGGTCCCGTCGTCGAGCGTCGTATCGGGAGCGAGAAGTTCACGATCCTGTTCCTGATAACCGGCGCAGTTTCCGGTCTCGCACAGGTCTGGGCGACCATCCTCACCGAACCGGGCGTCTTCGTTCCCGTCCTCGGGGCGAGCGGTGCGATTGCGGCGATCATGGGCGTACTGACGGTGTTGAACCCGAACCTTCGTATCTACCTCTACTTCATCATCCCGATGCCGCTGTGGCTGGCGACGCTCGGATTCGCCGTCTATTCGGCGTTCACGAGCGTCCTCGGTGGCATCGGCGCGGGCGGCGTCGCACAACTCGCCCACCTGACGGGACTCGGTCTGGGACTGCTGTACGGTGCGAAGCTCAAGAAGGAAGGCGAGCGCGCCCCGAAACAGCTCGAGTTCGGTGGCGGCGGGCGCGGCGGCATGGGCGGTCGACGGTTCTAA
- a CDS encoding DUF5789 family protein, protein MADDNEDESPAVELGDRDPVEGVPVARISSRLYWPVQKSEIVRKEGDETIRTPDGPRTLADVLADVDETYFQSEHEFMANVRETIGTGPVPTANDS, encoded by the coding sequence ATGGCTGACGACAACGAGGACGAAAGTCCCGCCGTCGAACTCGGTGACCGTGATCCGGTCGAGGGTGTTCCGGTCGCACGCATCTCTTCCCGACTATACTGGCCCGTTCAGAAGAGCGAAATCGTTCGAAAGGAAGGCGACGAAACGATTCGAACCCCCGACGGCCCACGGACGCTCGCAGACGTCCTCGCGGACGTGGACGAGACGTACTTCCAGTCCGAACACGAATTTATGGCAAACGTCCGAGAAACCATCGGCACCGGCCCGGTTCCAACCGCGAACGATTCGTGA
- a CDS encoding 6-pyruvoyl trahydropterin synthase family protein: MPESVSESSPKRTLHIGRDRPIRISTGHRLLHHDGKCSRPHGHNYEIEVTLVGELTEEGWVVDKGEVTAVISEWDHRFLLEGGDPLIDAFETSGDSDAVVVFDSPPTAEVMSLVLERRLSEELPDTVSDISVAVSETAELCGGPV, translated from the coding sequence ATGCCTGAGTCTGTATCGGAATCATCTCCGAAGCGAACCCTCCACATCGGGCGTGACCGACCGATTCGTATCAGCACCGGCCATCGACTGCTCCATCACGATGGGAAATGTAGCCGGCCGCACGGCCACAACTACGAAATCGAGGTGACGCTCGTCGGCGAACTCACCGAGGAAGGATGGGTCGTGGACAAGGGGGAGGTTACTGCGGTAATATCCGAGTGGGATCATCGGTTCCTCCTGGAGGGCGGCGACCCGCTCATCGACGCCTTCGAGACGAGCGGCGATTCGGATGCCGTCGTCGTGTTCGACTCCCCGCCGACGGCGGAAGTCATGAGCCTCGTTCTCGAACGCCGTCTCAGCGAGGAACTTCCGGACACCGTCTCCGATATTTCGGTTGCAGTTAGCGAAACCGCCGAACTCTGCGGCGGTCCGGTGTAA
- a CDS encoding 7-carboxy-7-deazaguanine synthase QueE, with protein MPVNADAKTETSANMEEDTNTDARTLPINELFYSLQGEGKLAGTPSVFIRTSGCNLRCWFCDSYHTSWEPTHAGMTLSEIIDEVESSDANHVVVTGGEPLVHDDVSHLLERLSNAGYHTTVETNGTIFTDTAIDLASISPKLASSTPTAERDPKGEGEWAERHEERRIDIDTLATFVNNYETQLKFVVTDESDMKEIKTLVADVRDAAEVPIHDTDVLLMPEGATRDGLDETRERVAELAMKSGYRYTPRLHVDLWNDAPGT; from the coding sequence ATGCCGGTGAACGCCGACGCAAAGACGGAGACGAGCGCTAACATGGAGGAAGACACGAACACCGACGCACGTACGCTTCCCATCAACGAGTTGTTCTACTCGCTTCAGGGGGAGGGCAAGCTCGCCGGGACGCCGAGCGTGTTCATTCGAACGAGTGGCTGTAACCTCCGGTGTTGGTTCTGCGACTCCTATCATACCTCGTGGGAGCCGACGCACGCCGGGATGACGCTCTCGGAAATCATCGACGAGGTAGAATCCTCCGACGCGAATCACGTCGTCGTCACGGGCGGGGAGCCGTTGGTTCACGACGACGTGAGCCACCTGCTCGAACGCCTCTCGAACGCCGGATATCACACGACTGTCGAAACGAACGGGACGATTTTCACCGACACGGCCATCGATCTGGCGAGTATCAGCCCGAAGCTCGCTTCCTCGACGCCGACCGCCGAACGCGACCCGAAAGGTGAGGGTGAATGGGCGGAGCGTCACGAAGAACGACGAATCGATATCGATACACTGGCGACGTTCGTAAACAACTACGAGACGCAACTGAAGTTCGTCGTCACGGACGAGTCCGACATGAAGGAGATCAAAACGCTCGTCGCGGACGTTCGTGACGCCGCCGAAGTCCCCATTCACGACACCGACGTGCTCCTCATGCCAGAAGGGGCAACCCGTGATGGATTGGACGAAACACGCGAACGAGTCGCGGAACTCGCGATGAAGTCCGGTTACCGGTATACCCCGCGACTGCACGTCGATTTGTGGAACGACGCACCGGGGACGTGA
- a CDS encoding class I SAM-dependent methyltransferase, which yields MKKPGEVFEDSRVYDPGIEAIVPRYDELHDTILNAPPQERDDAVRVLELGAGTGELTAKLLTRFPESTVLAVDHSERMLSEAERKLETFDDRVQIEQGAFPDDHPDATEAFDLVISSLAVHHLSSDEKRTLFDAIHEALVPGGWFVNGDVVRFDAPHLETLSDAMIKNWVRSKGWEEEEFMNRWQASDDYDDPDTLTNQLVWLREAEFDAVTSLWQYYNFAVYGGRKPE from the coding sequence ATGAAGAAACCCGGAGAGGTCTTCGAGGACTCCCGCGTCTACGACCCCGGTATCGAGGCTATCGTTCCGCGGTATGACGAACTTCACGACACGATTTTGAACGCACCACCACAGGAACGCGACGACGCGGTTCGCGTTCTCGAACTCGGTGCAGGAACTGGTGAACTCACGGCGAAACTCCTCACTCGCTTCCCCGAGAGCACCGTCCTCGCGGTGGACCACAGTGAACGGATGCTCTCGGAAGCGGAACGGAAACTGGAGACGTTCGACGACCGCGTCCAAATCGAGCAGGGGGCGTTTCCGGACGACCATCCCGACGCAACCGAGGCGTTCGACCTCGTCATCTCCTCGCTTGCCGTTCACCACCTCTCGTCCGACGAAAAACGGACATTGTTCGACGCGATTCACGAAGCGCTCGTTCCCGGCGGTTGGTTCGTCAATGGCGACGTGGTGCGGTTCGACGCACCGCACCTGGAAACCCTCTCGGATGCGATGATCAAAAACTGGGTTCGTTCGAAGGGATGGGAAGAAGAGGAGTTCATGAACCGCTGGCAAGCCAGCGACGACTACGACGACCCCGACACGTTGACCAACCAACTGGTGTGGCTCCGCGAGGCGGAATTCGACGCCGTCACCTCGCTCTGGCAGTACTACAACTTCGCCGTTTACGGCGGACGGAAGCCGGAATAG
- the polX gene encoding DNA polymerase/3'-5' exonuclease PolX: MTRNAEIADLFDEYADLLEAQDVQYKPQSYRRAADNIRDHPADIEALAEDGPDAVSEIPQVGESIAAKVVEYFETGEIEALEAERANLPVQMEELTRVEGVGPKTVGILYEELGVETLDDLEEAARAEKIREIKGFGPKTEQNIVDGIEFARTVRGRELLGNARPVGEQVLAYFAGVQSVGRCELAGSLRRWRETIGDVDVLAESDDKQAVIEAFTDWERATEVIEAGTDKAAVRVSDVRIDLRVVVPEEFGSALQYFTGSKNHNITLRNHAIERDLKVNEYGVFDVSDVDDPDAGQRVGEKVAGETEESMYEALDLPWIAPEMREDNGEIDAALAGELPDLLEEGDVRGDLHLHTNWSDGNDTIEEMVEGAVEFGHEYVSISDHATGPGMGGGVGLDDDELREQIADIRSVGEDAAIDVFAGVEANIDTEGEISVADDVLAELDIVVASPHSGLDGDATERLIRAIEHPSVDILGHPSGRLINQRPGLDFDVREVATAAAEHNVALEINSNPHRLDLWGGAVQVAIEAGATIAIDTDAHSPGEYQNIRYGVHTARRGWTEAADVLNTWDVSDVRDFIH, from the coding sequence ATGACCCGAAACGCCGAAATCGCGGACCTGTTCGACGAGTACGCGGACCTCCTCGAGGCACAGGACGTACAGTACAAACCCCAGTCGTACCGACGGGCCGCGGACAATATCCGCGACCATCCGGCGGATATCGAGGCGTTGGCCGAGGATGGACCGGACGCCGTCAGCGAGATTCCACAGGTGGGCGAATCCATCGCGGCAAAGGTCGTCGAATACTTCGAGACGGGCGAAATCGAGGCACTGGAAGCGGAGCGCGCGAACCTTCCCGTTCAGATGGAGGAGTTAACTCGTGTCGAGGGTGTTGGCCCGAAAACCGTCGGAATCCTGTACGAGGAACTCGGCGTCGAGACCCTGGACGACTTGGAGGAGGCCGCCCGTGCCGAGAAAATTCGGGAGATCAAGGGTTTCGGCCCGAAGACGGAGCAAAACATCGTCGATGGCATCGAATTCGCCCGCACGGTCCGAGGGCGTGAACTCCTCGGGAACGCTCGGCCAGTCGGTGAACAGGTACTCGCGTATTTTGCCGGCGTGCAATCGGTCGGACGCTGTGAACTCGCCGGTTCGCTTCGGCGCTGGCGAGAGACTATCGGTGACGTGGACGTGCTGGCCGAAAGCGACGACAAGCAAGCCGTCATCGAGGCGTTCACCGACTGGGAACGTGCGACGGAAGTCATCGAAGCGGGGACGGACAAGGCGGCGGTTCGTGTCTCGGACGTGCGAATCGACCTTCGCGTCGTCGTTCCGGAGGAGTTTGGGAGCGCACTCCAGTACTTTACCGGAAGCAAAAACCACAACATCACGCTTCGAAACCACGCCATCGAGCGCGATTTGAAAGTGAACGAGTACGGCGTGTTCGACGTCTCCGACGTGGACGACCCCGACGCGGGACAACGCGTCGGCGAGAAAGTCGCGGGCGAAACCGAGGAGAGCATGTACGAAGCCCTCGACCTGCCGTGGATTGCCCCCGAAATGCGCGAGGACAACGGGGAAATCGACGCTGCGCTCGCCGGGGAACTGCCGGACCTTCTCGAGGAGGGCGACGTTCGAGGCGACCTTCACCTTCACACGAACTGGTCGGACGGGAACGACACCATCGAGGAGATGGTCGAAGGTGCCGTCGAGTTCGGGCACGAATACGTCTCTATCTCCGACCACGCAACGGGACCGGGAATGGGCGGCGGCGTCGGATTGGACGACGACGAACTCCGCGAGCAGATTGCTGACATTCGAAGCGTCGGGGAGGATGCCGCTATCGACGTGTTCGCGGGCGTCGAGGCAAACATCGACACGGAGGGTGAAATCAGCGTGGCAGACGACGTGCTGGCCGAATTGGACATCGTCGTCGCATCGCCACACAGCGGTCTCGATGGCGACGCCACCGAGCGCCTGATTCGGGCTATCGAGCATCCAAGCGTGGATATTCTGGGCCATCCGAGCGGTCGGCTCATCAATCAACGCCCCGGACTCGATTTCGACGTACGCGAGGTTGCGACCGCCGCTGCGGAACATAACGTAGCACTCGAGATCAACAGCAACCCGCACCGACTCGATCTGTGGGGTGGTGCGGTACAGGTCGCCATCGAAGCAGGCGCAACCATCGCGATCGACACGGACGCTCACAGCCCCGGGGAGTATCAGAACATTCGATACGGTGTCCATACCGCCCGACGGGGATGGACGGAAGCGGCGGACGTGCTGAATACGTGGGACGTCTCGGACGTTCGTGATTTCATTCACTGA
- a CDS encoding DMT family transporter — MFQMVEWVEDDVPPMAALAIAIVAVSTSAILIELSSAPSIIKAFYRVLFTTLLLAPLAVTRYRDDLNTFSRRDFFVAIITGGALAAHFVAWFESLEWTTVAASVTLVQSQPLFVAFGAWALLDERVTRRTVIGIFIALVGMIAMSFGGLLSGNVVAGQRPLYGNGLAVIGAIAAAGYVLAGRSLRQRVSLVPYVTVVYGVCTAVLFVIALTSDATIALTAYQPTEWLLFLGMAVGPGIFGHTVINWVLKYVESSVVSVSLLGEPVGSTLLALFLLAEIPGIATVLGGLVVLGGIYVTSTANGSTTDETDKSEPVEQSKQSEHSGQ; from the coding sequence ATGTTCCAGATGGTCGAGTGGGTCGAGGACGACGTGCCCCCGATGGCCGCGCTCGCCATCGCTATCGTCGCCGTGAGCACGAGTGCGATTCTCATCGAACTGAGTAGCGCGCCGAGCATCATCAAGGCGTTCTACCGGGTACTTTTCACGACGCTCCTGCTCGCTCCGCTCGCCGTCACGCGCTATCGGGACGACCTCAACACCTTCTCGCGGCGCGATTTTTTCGTCGCCATTATCACTGGCGGTGCACTCGCGGCCCACTTCGTCGCGTGGTTCGAAAGCTTGGAGTGGACGACCGTGGCCGCCTCGGTGACGCTCGTACAGTCACAACCTCTGTTCGTCGCGTTCGGGGCGTGGGCACTGCTCGACGAGCGCGTCACTCGGCGAACCGTGATCGGGATTTTCATCGCACTGGTAGGAATGATTGCGATGTCGTTTGGCGGCCTCCTCTCCGGAAACGTCGTTGCCGGACAGCGACCCCTCTACGGAAATGGATTGGCCGTCATCGGAGCAATCGCTGCCGCTGGTTACGTGCTTGCTGGGCGGTCTCTTCGCCAACGCGTTTCGCTAGTCCCGTACGTGACCGTCGTGTACGGTGTCTGTACCGCCGTCCTGTTCGTCATTGCCCTAACGAGTGACGCAACCATCGCGCTGACCGCCTATCAGCCGACCGAGTGGCTGCTGTTCCTCGGGATGGCTGTGGGACCGGGGATCTTCGGTCATACGGTCATCAACTGGGTGTTGAAATACGTCGAATCGAGCGTCGTCAGCGTCTCACTCCTCGGCGAACCCGTCGGAAGTACCTTACTCGCGCTTTTTTTACTCGCCGAAATCCCGGGCATTGCGACAGTTCTGGGTGGGCTCGTCGTCCTCGGCGGCATCTACGTGACATCGACCGCGAACGGATCGACGACTGACGAGACTGACAAATCCGAACCGGTGGAGCAGTCGAAGCAGTCGGAGCACTCCGGTCAGTAG
- a CDS encoding DUF7139 domain-containing protein, with product MTILGETYQGRDGVKKRPRRLSLGVGLFLAGSLLVVVGILAATTDLFASVGLDKWGSRKLAGITAGLGVPAVFVGIFTVLQATSNRIRAAVAIGSSISVLGVAMFSYAYPRHWLEYGDRLTLPVVAVYFVGLITTFCCLFVAIVNFKTRNDPGGTVTMEVTRKGEMKIVEVERQRGFGSIGVFGDQTGGSMDTVSDGGATTNGIASPADSKPARVTTAPTDPDHPTDTYCGNCAHFDYARTDDGMTPYCGLHQQRMTDMNACDEWRSNL from the coding sequence ATGACAATCCTCGGGGAAACATACCAAGGGCGTGACGGTGTCAAAAAGCGCCCGCGACGCCTCTCCCTCGGCGTCGGCCTCTTCCTCGCCGGGTCACTGCTCGTTGTCGTCGGGATTCTCGCGGCGACGACCGACCTTTTCGCGTCGGTCGGACTCGACAAATGGGGTTCCCGAAAACTCGCTGGAATCACCGCCGGATTGGGCGTTCCGGCGGTATTCGTCGGCATTTTCACCGTCCTCCAGGCGACCAGCAACCGCATCCGTGCGGCAGTCGCCATCGGTTCGAGCATCTCCGTTCTCGGCGTCGCAATGTTCTCGTACGCGTATCCCCGCCACTGGCTGGAATACGGTGACCGACTCACCCTTCCGGTCGTCGCGGTGTACTTCGTCGGCCTCATCACGACGTTTTGTTGTCTGTTCGTCGCCATCGTGAACTTCAAAACGCGTAACGACCCCGGCGGAACCGTCACGATGGAAGTGACACGCAAAGGTGAGATGAAAATCGTGGAGGTCGAGCGCCAGCGTGGGTTCGGCAGTATCGGCGTCTTCGGCGACCAAACGGGGGGAAGCATGGATACCGTGAGCGACGGCGGCGCGACGACGAACGGTATCGCGTCGCCCGCGGATTCGAAACCCGCACGAGTGACGACGGCACCCACGGATCCCGACCATCCGACCGACACCTACTGTGGCAACTGCGCTCACTTCGATTACGCCCGCACCGACGACGGAATGACGCCCTACTGTGGCCTCCACCAGCAGCGAATGACCGACATGAATGCCTGTGACGAGTGGCGGTCCAATCTCTGA